Below is a genomic region from bacterium.
ACGTCGAGCGGGTACGAGAGGACCTCCCGCCCGAGCTGGTCGGACAGGGTTCGGGCGAACTGGCGGCACCGGCGCTCGTGGGCGTCGGTCACCACCACGTCGAAGCCGTCCGAGGCGAGCCGGCGCGCCACCGCCGCTCCGATGCCGGCTCCCGCGGCCGCGGTTACCAGCGCCACCGGAAGGTTGTCGTCCATCAGCTCTCTCCTGCTGTCTCGACGGCGGGGATCACGGTGCCTGCCAGGTGGGCGAGACGCTGCTGCCGCCCGCCCGACAGGAGGGCGAACGTGATGCGGTCGATGTCGAGTCGCCACAGGCGGCGGAGCCGGTCGACGCAGGTGTCCAGGTCGCCCGCCAGCGCCACCGACCGGGCGAAGTCGTCCGACACGATCTTCTTGTGCCGGGCCTGCAGCGAGAGGTGATCGACGAGATGGTAGGCGTCGGCAGCCCGTGCGAACTCGGGGCGGAACCTCTCCCACGCCGGGGGCATGCGCTTCCACGGGTGGAACGTGGCTGCCTGGCTGGTGGCCCAGGCCCGGATGTCCGCGATGGCGGCTGCCTCGTCGTCACCCACCGACATGGTGACGAACAGGTCGATCGTCAGTTCCTCGCGGTCGCGCCCGACTGCCGCCAGGCCCTCATGGATGAAGTCGATCTGCCACGAGCAGAACTCGGGGTCGGCGGCGCCCATCAGCACGACGCCGTCGCAGACCTCGCCGGCGAGGCGCAACATGGCGGGCTGCGAGGCGGCCAGGTAGATGGGGATCTGGCGGGTGGCGGCCGCCAGGCGGACCCGGGTGCCGTAGAGGTCGCATGCCTCGCCGGTGAACAGCCGGCGGAATCCGTCGATCCCGGCCCGGAGGTCGCCGAGCTTCGACGGCCTGCCACCGGCGCCCAGCACCGCTGACCAGCCCGCGCCGAGGCCGAGAACGGCCCGACCCTCGGAGAGCTCGTCGAGCGCGGCCGTCGCGTTGGCGGTGACGGTGGGGTGCCGGGTCACCAG
It encodes:
- a CDS encoding LLM class flavin-dependent oxidoreductase, translated to MTHSYGISLGVSPREPLSRTSELARAIDESGFDALWYIDFQLGMKDVYAAMNLAALSTSRVLIGAGVTNLVTRHPTVTANATAALDELSEGRAVLGLGAGWSAVLGAGGRPSKLGDLRAGIDGFRRLFTGEACDLYGTRVRLAAATRQIPIYLAASQPAMLRLAGEVCDGVVLMGAADPEFCSWQIDFIHEGLAAVGRDREELTIDLFVTMSVGDDEAAAIADIRAWATSQAATFHPWKRMPPAWERFRPEFARAADAYHLVDHLSLQARHKKIVSDDFARSVALAGDLDTCVDRLRRLWRLDIDRITFALLSGGRQQRLAHLAGTVIPAVETAGES